From the Methanocaldococcus fervens AG86 genome, the window TTAGATGCTTTAAGAGAAGTTAGAAATGAATATCTTAAATATATTGATATATCCAATATTCAACCAATACCAAGATTTAAAGGAGGTTTAGTAGGATATTTAAGTTATGATATTATTAGATACTGGATTGACTTGTCAAATATCTACCCAAAACCAATAAATGATTTAAAATTTCCAGATGCAGAGTTTTTTATTGTTAAGGACTTTATATCATTTGATTTAAAGGAAAAGATTATTAATTTAATAGCTGAAAGTAAGGAGAAAATTAAAGAATTTGAAGAAATCATTAGGACAGCAAAGATAAAGAAAAATGAAAAAGAAAGAAAAAATAATAATGTGAATTTTAACAAGGATTCAAAAATAAAATCCAACATGAGCAAGGAGGAGTTTATTGAGGCAGTTAAAAAAGCTAAGGAGTATATTTTTGCTGGGGACATTTTCCAAGTGGTTTTATCAAGAAGAATTGAGATTGACTTAGATAATTTAGACAAATTAGAAATTTACAAAAAGGTTAGGGAAATAAATCCCTCTCCATATATGTATTATTTAGATTTTGGAGAGAGGAAGATTATTGGCTCATCACCAGAGATTTTGGTTAGAACTGATTATATAAACAATAAAAAGATGGTTATAACAAGACCCATAGCTGGAACAATTAGGAGGGGTAAAACAGAAGAAGAAGATAAAGAGTTGGAGAGAAAGCTATTAAGTGATGAAAAAGAGAGAGCTGAGCACGTTATGCTTGTAGATTTGGCAAGAAATGATATTGGAAAGATATCAAAGTTTGGAACTGTTGAAGTTACCGACTTTATGACAATAGAAAAATACTCCCATGTTCAACATATAGTAAGTAATGTCGTTGGGGAGTTAAAAGATAATTACGATTCGTTCTTAGCTGTAAAAGCCACATTTCCAGCTGGAACTTTGAGTGGGGCTCCAAAGGTTAGGGCGATGGAGATTATTGAAGAGTTGGAAAAAACTTGGAGAGGACCTTATGGCGGGGGAGTTGGCTATTTTGGATGGGATGATTTAATGGATTTAGCTATAACTATCAGAACATTTGTAATTAAAAAGAATAAGGGGTATATACAAGTTGGTGCTGGAATAGTGGCTGATTCAATCCCAGAAAATGAATGGGAAGAGACGGAGAGGAAAGGAATGGCTAATGTTAAGACGATTGAGAGTTTGGTTAGGAAAATTTAAAAACAATTTATATTAAAAATATTTAAATAACAAAAAATTAGATTTTATGAGGTTTTATAAACTTTGGTGATTTTATGGCAGTTGCCTATGCTAAGTTATATGAGATTAATTTATAAAAATGTTAAGGATGAGAAAAAAGCGGAGGAGTTATATAAGGCAGTTGAGGAGTTCATTAAACAAAATGAGATAATAGAATATGTTTAAAGAAGAAAAAATAATTATTAAAAATGAACTAAAAGATGAGTTAAGGAAAGAATTGGCTACAAAAGATGATATTTTATTAGTGGAAGAGAGATTAAGGGGAGAAATGAAGGCGATGAAGGAAGAAATATTAAGATATGTTGATAATAGATTTAACCAATTAGACAAAAAAAATGACAGTTGGATTTATGACGGCTCTCCGAGCTAAAGCTCGGAGTTTCGGGAGAGCAGAGGTTTAAAACCTCACCCTCCCCGGCTCCGCCAAAGCCACTACCCCTATCCCTTACGGGACTCGGGGCTACCTTCTCCCAACCATTAGCCCCCAGCGGCAGGATTTTCGAGACCGAAGCGAAGCTTTGGGTAGCGAAATCCTTGATTTCGCCTGAATCCCATCCATAATAACGTGGACTAGGGGCAATAGTTAGTATTCTGTTTCGAGTATATAAAACTAATGCTTGTCCCACCCGCCTCTCCTATCTCCGAGCGTAGCGAGGAGGGATTAAAAATCTCTGATTTTTAAGAATTCATCACCGCCCTAAAGGTCGGTGCTTTCTTAGCGACAACTAATGGTAATTTTAATATTGCTCTATATATTAACAAATCCAAATGCTATTGAGTTGATAAAACTATTATTTAATTTAAAATAAATTAAAAAATTCAATAAGGAGGGGATAATCATAATTAAAAAACTAATTGAAGCATTAAGACAGGCACAAGATGATGACTTTAAAATATTAAAAATTATAGAAATATCAATGAGACATCACGAGTGGGTGCCATTGGATGAGATTGTTAGAAAGGCGAAGATGCCAGAAAAGGATGTGTTGTATAGATTAAAGAGATTGAACAAATTTGGATTTGTTGTGAGAAGCACTTATGGTTATGCTGTTTCAATGGGGGGTTATGATGCTCTTGCAATAAATGCATTTGTTAAAAAGGGTATCTTGAAAGCCATAGGTAATAAGTTGGGGGTTGGTAAGGAGGGGGATGTTTATACCGTCTTACTGGGTGATGGGAGAGAGGCAGTTTTAAAATTCCACAAGCATGGGAGGACTTGCTTTACAAGAGGGAAGAGATACAGGGAGTATTTAGCTGATAAGCATCATATAAGTTGGCTCTATGTTTCAAGATTAACGGCTGAGAGAGAGTTTGAGATTTTAAACGAGTTATTTCCAATAGTTAAAGTTCCTGAGCCAATAGCGTGGAATAGACATGCCATTATTATGGGTAAGGTTGTTGGAGAAGAGTTAAAGAGATTGGACTTATCAGAATTTATGAGTAAGGATGAGATTAAGGACTTGTTTTGGAAAATTATTGAGGAGATTAAAAAAGCTTATGAAATTGGCTACATACATGGGGATTTAAGTGAGTTCAACATTTTATTAGATGAGAGTGAGGATTTCGTTATTATTGATTGGCCTCAGGCAGTGCCTAAATATCATCCAGACGCTGAGTTTTATTTAAAGAGAGATATTTGGAATGTAATAAGGTATTTTAAAAAATATAAGATTGATAAAGAGGATGAGAGGATTGATGTTGATAAAATCTTTGAGTATATAACTGGAAAAGGACTTTCACAGGGATAGATATTTTATTGCACACTGGTGTCTTTTGACATCAAAAAGTCCTTTTGAAAAGAGCCAATTCATAAATTTAAAGAGATAGGGCTTACAGAAGGTTAAGATTAAGTGGATTTTATGGCATTTGATGAACTTTGTGATGAGGTTATATTAAATTGTGAAGATGGCAAAGATTTTGCTTATATCTTAAAATTAACTTATTTAAATGAGTTTGAGAAAATTAAAAATTTAGATTTTAAAAAATTTGGCATTATTGAGAAAGATGATTTATTGTTTTATGGGAAAAACTATCCATTATTTAAAAGTTTATTATTTTTTAATGAAATTCCTGTATTTAGGAGAGAGAAGGAGAGCATTTTATTTTTAAAAAGCATTAAAATAAATCCAAGAGATACATTAAACTCTCTAAGTTATAAAGAAAAAATAAAATTAGGCAATGAATTTCTAAAAAGATGTTTAAAATTCGTTCCTAAGGAATATATAAGCTATATTCCCTATTTAATCTTTGGGAAGGAATATTATTTTAAAGGAGTTTGTTTAAAAGAGTATGTCTCTGCTTTAAATGGGCTGTATAAAATCGGCAAGAAAAATAAAGTTAAAAAACTAATAATCAATAGAGAATTGCCCAATGAAGGAGATGTTAAAAAGTATAAGAAAAAATTAGCAAAGAAAATAATCTTATTTAAGAAAAAATTAAATATTTATGAGATAAATTACTTTAACCTAAAATTTAATGATAAAAACTTTGAATGTCAGTATATTTATATTAAACAATCATTTTGGGATAAAATCAGTGGCTTATTTGGGGAAGGAATTGAATTAAAGTATTATCCAACATTGGTTAATATTGCCTATTCTTCTGAAAAAGTTGATTTTATGAAGCCGTTATTTATATTTGTAGATGGGGGAGATATTTCCGTCTATGCAAAAGTCCCTAAGCTTATTTATTTGAAAGATGAATTAACATTAAATCATTTAAATTTAAAAGGTAAGTATGTATATTTTGGTAACTGGAAAAAAGATAAATTTTGGGAAATAGTGGGGGAGGGAAGATGAAAAAATATAAATATTTGATACTAACAATTTTTCTTTTATTTCTTTTATTTTTAAGTAGTAGTTTTGGTTATTATTTTGATTATATAAAAGTTAATGAAAATACCCCTGTGAAAACAGTAACGTTTAAAATTAATAAAGCTGATAACTATTCATATAAACTTAGTTTTGTCCATTACGGTAATATAAATAAAGATATGAAAATAAATATCTATTTAAATGGAAATTTGATATATACAATTGACGATTCCAATGACGCCTCTCCCGCATATAAGAAAAATGTCACAATAGATATAACAAATTATTTAAAGGATGGAAAAAACATTTTAAAAGTTGAAGCTGTAAATCTAATTGGAAATGAGAGTTATCATCCCTATTATACCTTAAAAGATGTTTATATAAATGAGCCACAAACTAAAACTCCAATAAGTTTTGGGTTAATAGTTATTACTTTGTTAATTATGAGTTTTTTAATATACAAACGTGGGATATCATGAATAAAATTTCAATTCTAAGGAATATTGATAGGTATTTTGGAAATCTTATAATAACCTTTTTATCTATTTTTAATAAAATCTATAAAAAAGAAGAAAAAAATCCAAAAAATATTTTAATTATTAGATTATGGACATTGGGGGAAAGTTTATTAACACTCCCAATGATAAAAAGATTAAAAAAAGAAGGCTACAATATCTCTGTTTTAGTAACTAAAAGAAGCAAAGGAGTTTTTGAAAATGTTGATTTTGTTGATGAAATTGTTGATTTAGAAGATTTTATTAGCGTAATTAAAAAATTTAAAAAATACGATGTTGTTATTGATACAGAGCCGTATCTTAATATATCAGCTATATTGGGTTGGTTTTTAGGAAAAAAAGTTATTGGATTTAAAGGACTTTTTAGAGATAAGTTGTATGATTTCAAAATTGAATATAACGACAAAATTCATGCCGTTTATAATTTTTGTAATATGTTAAAACCATTTGGCATTAATTATAAACCAGAAAAATTGATTCCTTTAAAATATACAGAAAAAGATGAGGAAAACGTTAATAAGCTGTTGAAAGAATATAACTTGGATAATAAAAAATTAATTGGTATCCATTGCGGAACTGCTGAAACAGCACCGTGGAGAAGTTGGAAAAAAGAGAAGTTTGCTAAATTAATTGAAAAATTAGTTGAAGATGGATTTTATATTATTTTAACTGGAAGTAAAGGAGATTATGAAGTAAATGAGAAAGTTTTAAATTTGGTTGATAAAAAATTTAAAGATAAAGTATTTAACTTTGCAGGTAAAACTAATTTAAGAGAGTTTGCTTATTTATTGACTAAGTTTGAAGTGTTTATTTCCAATGACACTGGACCTATGCATTTTAGTGCTGCTATGGGAACCAAAACAATTGGCTTGTTTGGGCCAAATTTACCTGAAAGATTTGCTCCTTTTGGTAAAGGGAATATTGCCATATATAAAGCGAGGAATTTAGAATGTTCTCCATGTATAAATGTCCATAAAGGTGAATTTAAAGAGTGTAAGTTAAATGGAAAATGTATGGATTTGATTGAAGTAGATGATGTTTATAATGTTGTTCTAAATATGGTGAAAAAATGAAAGTCCTATTATTTAAAATCGGAGCTATAGGAGACACTTTAATGACAACACCTTTAATAAGACAACTAAGAAAAAATTTTAAAAATGCTACTATTGATTATTTAATCGGGAAACATTCTTATAGAGTTTTAGAAGGAAACAAACATTTAGATAATATAATTAAATTTGATGAAAAGATATTTTTTGAAAAGGACTTTAAAGAATGGATAAAATTGATTTTTAAAATTAGAAAAAGAGATTATGATGTGATTTTTGTTTTGGATAAACATTGGATTTTTAATTTAACTGCTTTTTTATTTGGAATTGAAAAAAGAATAGGCTTTGATAGATGTGGTGAGGGAAAGTTTTTGACATATAAAGTCCCTTACTTCGGAAGGAAGCATGAAATTTTTTATTATTTGGATTTATTGAGAGGATTAGGAATTGAACCAAATTATGAAGATTGGGAGATGGAAATATTTTTAAATGAGAAAGATTTAGAATTTGCAGAAAGATTTTGGAATGAGAATAATTTAAATGACAAAGTTGTTGTGGGGATATGTCCAGGAGGAGCAAGAAATATTGGAGTTGGAGATGATGATTTAAGAAGATGGGATATTGAAAAATATAAAGAATTGATAAAAAAATTGAAAGAAAGAGGGTTTGAGGTTTTATTAATTGGGGGGAAGACGGATAAAGAAATTGAAGATGAAATTTTAAAAGAAGTTAAATGTGTCTCTGCCATAGGAAAAACTTCTTTAAAAGAAAGTGCTGCTTTATTAAAAAAATGTGATGTTGTTGTTTGTAATGATAGCGGACCAATGCATTTAGCAGCAGCAGTTAATAAAAAAGTTGTGAGCATTTTTGGCCCAACACATCCTTCTGAGAAAGCTCCATTACATAAAAAGAGTAAATATATTTGGAAGCAAGTTGGGTGTAATCCATGTTATGATTTGTGGGGAAGATGCCCAAATCCTTGCCCTTATAAAAAGAAATGTACAGATAAAATAGAAGTTGAAGAACTTTTAAATATTATCATTAATACAGTATCACAATGATAAATACAAAATTTGGTGAAAATGATGAAGGTTTTGGTTACTGGTGGAGCTGGATTTATTGGCTCTAATTTAGCTTTGGAATTACAAGATAGAGGTTATGAAGTTATAGTTTTAGATGATTTTTCATCGGGGCATTTCAAAAATCTCATTGGATTCGAGGGGGATGTTGTAACTGAAAGTATTTTAGATGTTGATTTAAATAGGTTTAGGGATGTAGATATTATTTTTCATCAGGCGGCAATAACTGATACTACTATTCAAGACCAAAAATTAATGATGCAGATTAACACAGAAGGATTTAGAAGGTTTTTAGATTTTGCAATTGAAAATAATATTAAATTTATCTATGCTTCATCAGCTGCGACTTATGGAAATGCCCCAGCACCACAAAAAGAAGAATATGCAGGAAAGCCAAACAATATTTATGGCTTTTCAAAATGGATTTGTGATTGTATAGCAAAAAAATACATGGAAAAATATCCAGATGCTCATATAATTGGATTAAGATATTTTAACGTGTTTGGACCAAGAGAACAGTATAAGGGAAAAATGGCATCTATGATTTGGCAATTAGCAAAGCAAATGATTGAAGGAAAAAATCCAAAAATCTTCAAATGGGGGGA encodes:
- the trpE gene encoding anthranilate synthase component I — its product is MIIKRIKMDVSPLDVYEQIRGENTFLLESAEGVPKVARYSILGKAEGKVIFKKNELKVESFTEFGDKAKDLEGKYECPLDALREVRNEYLKYIDISNIQPIPRFKGGLVGYLSYDIIRYWIDLSNIYPKPINDLKFPDAEFFIVKDFISFDLKEKIINLIAESKEKIKEFEEIIRTAKIKKNEKERKNNNVNFNKDSKIKSNMSKEEFIEAVKKAKEYIFAGDIFQVVLSRRIEIDLDNLDKLEIYKKVREINPSPYMYYLDFGERKIIGSSPEILVRTDYINNKKMVITRPIAGTIRRGKTEEEDKELERKLLSDEKERAEHVMLVDLARNDIGKISKFGTVEVTDFMTIEKYSHVQHIVSNVVGELKDNYDSFLAVKATFPAGTLSGAPKVRAMEIIEELEKTWRGPYGGGVGYFGWDDLMDLAITIRTFVIKKNKGYIQVGAGIVADSIPENEWEETERKGMANVKTIESLVRKI
- a CDS encoding serine/threonine-protein kinase RIO2, which produces MRHHEWVPLDEIVRKAKMPEKDVLYRLKRLNKFGFVVRSTYGYAVSMGGYDALAINAFVKKGILKAIGNKLGVGKEGDVYTVLLGDGREAVLKFHKHGRTCFTRGKRYREYLADKHHISWLYVSRLTAEREFEILNELFPIVKVPEPIAWNRHAIIMGKVVGEELKRLDLSEFMSKDEIKDLFWKIIEEIKKAYEIGYIHGDLSEFNILLDESEDFVIIDWPQAVPKYHPDAEFYLKRDIWNVIRYFKKYKIDKEDERIDVDKIFEYITGKGLSQG
- a CDS encoding DHH family phosphoesterase → MAFDELCDEVILNCEDGKDFAYILKLTYLNEFEKIKNLDFKKFGIIEKDDLLFYGKNYPLFKSLLFFNEIPVFRREKESILFLKSIKINPRDTLNSLSYKEKIKLGNEFLKRCLKFVPKEYISYIPYLIFGKEYYFKGVCLKEYVSALNGLYKIGKKNKVKKLIINRELPNEGDVKKYKKKLAKKIILFKKKLNIYEINYFNLKFNDKNFECQYIYIKQSFWDKISGLFGEGIELKYYPTLVNIAYSSEKVDFMKPLFIFVDGGDISVYAKVPKLIYLKDELTLNHLNLKGKYVYFGNWKKDKFWEIVGEGR
- a CDS encoding glycosyltransferase family 9 protein yields the protein MNKISILRNIDRYFGNLIITFLSIFNKIYKKEEKNPKNILIIRLWTLGESLLTLPMIKRLKKEGYNISVLVTKRSKGVFENVDFVDEIVDLEDFISVIKKFKKYDVVIDTEPYLNISAILGWFLGKKVIGFKGLFRDKLYDFKIEYNDKIHAVYNFCNMLKPFGINYKPEKLIPLKYTEKDEENVNKLLKEYNLDNKKLIGIHCGTAETAPWRSWKKEKFAKLIEKLVEDGFYIILTGSKGDYEVNEKVLNLVDKKFKDKVFNFAGKTNLREFAYLLTKFEVFISNDTGPMHFSAAMGTKTIGLFGPNLPERFAPFGKGNIAIYKARNLECSPCINVHKGEFKECKLNGKCMDLIEVDDVYNVVLNMVKK
- the waaF gene encoding lipopolysaccharide heptosyltransferase II, translated to MKVLLFKIGAIGDTLMTTPLIRQLRKNFKNATIDYLIGKHSYRVLEGNKHLDNIIKFDEKIFFEKDFKEWIKLIFKIRKRDYDVIFVLDKHWIFNLTAFLFGIEKRIGFDRCGEGKFLTYKVPYFGRKHEIFYYLDLLRGLGIEPNYEDWEMEIFLNEKDLEFAERFWNENNLNDKVVVGICPGGARNIGVGDDDLRRWDIEKYKELIKKLKERGFEVLLIGGKTDKEIEDEILKEVKCVSAIGKTSLKESAALLKKCDVVVCNDSGPMHLAAAVNKKVVSIFGPTHPSEKAPLHKKSKYIWKQVGCNPCYDLWGRCPNPCPYKKKCTDKIEVEELLNIIINTVSQ
- the rfaD gene encoding ADP-glyceromanno-heptose 6-epimerase, coding for MKVLVTGGAGFIGSNLALELQDRGYEVIVLDDFSSGHFKNLIGFEGDVVTESILDVDLNRFRDVDIIFHQAAITDTTIQDQKLMMQINTEGFRRFLDFAIENNIKFIYASSAATYGNAPAPQKEEYAGKPNNIYGFSKWICDCIAKKYMEKYPDAHIIGLRYFNVFGPREQYKGKMASMIWQLAKQMIEGKNPKIFKWGEQKRDQVYVKDVVRANLLAMDAKESCIVNVGSGRAVSFNYIIEVLNKVLGFDYTPEYIDNPYKEFYQEHTEADLSKAKKYLGYKPEWKFEKAVEDYIKWLKKNKYIK